In Panicum virgatum strain AP13 chromosome 4N, P.virgatum_v5, whole genome shotgun sequence, a single window of DNA contains:
- the LOC120669566 gene encoding protein SMG9-like → MAAGPPPRGSSSSSHHHHPPPPPPPKILLAKPPLPHASSSDADDDGGGPGGAGGRARQAPQPGSLSLVSDSWEAHTDKILPYLTENNDFMVIGVIGPPGVGKSTIMNELYGYDASSPGMLPPFPTQTEEVKLMGKHCTIGIDLRISNERVILLDTQPVYSPSVLIDMLSVRPDASSIIPVLNGDPLSADLAHELMGIQLGVFLASVCNILLVVSEGMNDLSMWELMLTVDLLKHNIPDPSLLTPSASQDKENKNDDQSGSEDYLSDLCFVHARLRGQDFSPSKHTLLRKALEKHFSSSSFRIGCTSATGQVSDSSVSSSAKVEDMASSRQDIFLLPLRGHDNSAKFEYGTHSCMLGMLRDQILSWPARSFSKNLSERDWLRSSAKIWDMVKKSPVIADYCKALQSSGLFRK, encoded by the exons ATGgccgccggaccgccgccgcggggatcctcctcctcctcccaccaccaccacccgccTCCCCCGCCACCGCCCAAGATCCTCCTCGCCAAGCCGCCCCTGCCGCATGCCTCGTCctccgacgccgacgacgacggcgggggcccaggtggggccgggggccgcgcgcgccaggcgccgcagccgggATCGCTCAGCCTCGTATCCGACTCGTGGGAGGCCCACACCGACAAGATCCTACCG TATTTGACCGAGAACAATGATTTCATGGTCATTGGGGTAATTGGTCCTCCTGGTGTAGGCAAGTCAACCATCATGAACGAGCTTTATGGATATGATGCAAGCTCACCTG GTATGCTTCCTCCTTTTCCTACACAAACCGAGGAAGTCAAATTGATGGGGAAACACTGTACTATTGGTATTGACCTCAGGATTTCTAATGAGCGAGTCATACTCCTTGACACTCAG CCAGTGTACAGTCCCTCTGTTCTAATTGACATGCTGAGCGTGAGGCCAGATGCTTCATCCATAATCCCTGTCCTTAATGGTGACCCCTTATCAGCAGACCTGGCTCATGAGCTAATGGGAATCCAG CTTGGTGTTTTCTTGGCATCTGTTTGTAATATATTGTTGGTCGTGTCAGAAGGGATGAATGATTTGTCCATGTGGGAGCTCATGCTTACA GTTGATTTACTGAAGCACAACATACCAGATCCATCCTTGTTGACCCCATCAGCATCCCAAGACAAGGAAAACAAAAATGATGACCAATCAGGCAGTGAAGACTACCTTTCTGATCTCTGTTTTGTGCATGCTAG ATTGCGGGGACAAGATTTTTCTCCTTCAAAACATACGCTTCTTAGAAAAGCTCTTGAGAAGCACTTCAGCTCGTCCTCTTTTAGAATTGGTTGTACCAGTGCGACAGGCCAAGTTTCTGATTCATCAGTTTCTTCAAGTGCGAAAGTTGAGGACATGGCCTCCAGCCGGCAAGATATATTTCTTCTTCCCCTGAGAGGACATGACAACTCAGCAAAGTTTGAGTATGGAACACACTCATGCATGCTGGGAATGCTTCGCGATCAG ATCCTGTCATGGCCGGCAAGGTCATTCTCAAAGAATCTGTCAGAGCGCGACTGGTTGAGAAGCTCAGCGAAGATCTGGGACATGGTGAAGAAATCCCCCGTCATTGCGGACTACTGCAAGGCACTTCAGAGCTCAGGGTTGTTTAGGAAGTAG